GACCAATGTTGGTATTTTCATCTCATCTTCCTCAGTCACGATGAGTAAAAAACCACTCACGAGGTTCCCTATAGAGTTTTGTGGCAAAGGGGGCACGATTAGAGGGCGTATATCAACGTCGTTTAACATCATGGACGGGCGAAATGAAACAGAATTCTTGATTCTTGATGCTGCTTTAGTGGCGAACTTGAACAAAATTGCACTCACAACTTCAGCGCGAGTAGGATTTTTGACCCCCGATTCAGCTGCAACTATTGTTCTAAGCGCGCGTAACTTGGAGCCAGAGAAAAGGAACTTCCTATGTGTACAATTTTTTGTGTTGGATAGAAAAACAGGATCAGACAGAGGACTATTACGCGACGGGAAGATTGAATCTCCAACGAATTCAGGACGAGTAATCATGTTTGGATCGCGTGTTACTCTAGCCCAATCGTGTAAGAAACTAGCTGCAGAGCTCCCATCACCAATCTTATGTGACAAACACGTGCTAACAGCAATTCCTCCACAACCGAAATGGCTTAACTGAGCCACAAGTAGACTTCCATCGAACGAATTCTTCCAAGGTAAATTTTTTGGGAAAACATTGCAGGTTTCTGTATGATGATCATAAGGGAGATTTAGTATTTCAGACATTGGACGCGAAATGTGAACGTTGTAAAAGTCGACCCCCTTGTCGTTGCATTCAATCGTGGCACTGTCTTTCATAGTCCCTGCATAAGGGTAATATGAGGCTAAGGTTCTTGCAAGAGAACTTTGTAATGCGTTAGTTATTTGGGAAAGTTCTAGTACTTGTTGCGGCTGTTTAGTATAGAAAAAGACTAGAGGAATGTATAAATGACTCAACGATTGGTCAACAAAAGAGAGCTTGTGATATTTGAGAGAAGAAGGAGAGGGTGAAGAAGGCTTCACAATGGTTTTTTCATGAATTGAAACAAGTTGTGATGGAATTGCAGCCATGTTTTCCTTAGATTGAACAAATCTAgctgtgatatatatatatatatataaacacaatgGACATGACATAGGCATATATAGTATCAGACACGGATATTTAAAGGATTTTAAGTTATACACTTGCAACGTAAAGATTTTTACAATGTCATGGTAGTTTAATTTGCAAAAGCAGGTTTGTCACCATTTTTATCTTGTTACAAATTAATAACTCTCATAGAAGTTATGGGTAATCACCTAATAAGCGATCTGATTGTGTAAATAGTTTTTATATTTTCAGTGTGTAAATATGGGGGGAGGTAGAGGGATGCAACCGGGTTCAATTGAACCCtgttttaaaaaattataaatgaaatatatataagtTATGTTGAATTCCCTTGACATAGAACATTTTTTTCTAATCCCTTTTTTTAATTCGATCTTAAGTCCGCCGGTAAAGCTTAAACTCTATCTTAAATGCTTATTTGTGAAGGCTACATCTCAAAGTTATATTTAATCATAATATTTAGCAAAGAATCTTTGTTCCAGAAAGGGCCAGCTAAGGCTGGACGTTATAGGCGACATGATCAACACAATTTATCTTTGATAATATCCTCACGAATTGAAGTT
Above is a genomic segment from Lycium barbarum isolate Lr01 chromosome 12, ASM1917538v2, whole genome shotgun sequence containing:
- the LOC132624395 gene encoding acyltransferase Pun1-like; this encodes MAAIPSQLVSIHEKTIVKPSSPSPSSLKYHKLSFVDQSLSHLYIPLVFFYTKQPQQVLELSQITNALQSSLARTLASYYPYAGTMKDSATIECNDKGVDFYNVHISRPMSEILNLPYDHHTETCNVFPKNLPWKNSFDGSLLVAQLSHFGCGGIAVSTCLSHKIGDGSSAASFLHDWARVTRDPNMITRPEFVGDSIFPSRNSPLSDPVFLSNTKNCTHRKFLFSGSKLRALRTIVAAESGVKNPTRAEVVSAILFKFATKAASRIKNSVSFRPSMMLNDVDIRPLIVPPLPQNSIGNLVSGFLLIVTEEDEMKIPTLVHNLRKELESFYKKDPVRQNDLVMEIEGCTKNGRPLFDTEDYDMYLCSNMCKFSGYSIDFGWGKPERVSSPFGPWKNSFFLSADKSLNGVEAMVTLEEAHMLALESNEEFLEFATPITSY